One window of the Candidatus Margulisiibacteriota bacterium genome contains the following:
- a CDS encoding 8-amino-7-oxononanoate synthase, protein MNYQRELEYLSSIEQLRVLRAVSAREGKYVMINNRKLMDLSSNDYLGIAGDSSLRKRFLSEVDIAKYPFSSSASRLMSGNNIVLDELELLLAKLYTGKEALVFGSGFQANIGVIPALIDKKAIIFADKQVHASIIDGILLSGAKLYRYKHNDMNSLNGLLAKYRDNFENAWVITESIFSMDGDTADIKTLVAYKNKYKFSLYVDEAHAFGVRGKNGEGVCVELGLAEQVDVMIGTFGKALASVGAFVACDKEMKQYLVNKARSFIFSTALPPINILWTKWLLENLQLLLVEQRTKLQKMSDDFRRKVKALGYEVTGDSHIVSIVIGDNKSTLKLSKQLEEAGFLVFAVRPPTVPMGSSRLRISLNAELDASDISQLVEALSLCWSVGAR, encoded by the coding sequence ATGAATTATCAAAGAGAATTAGAATATTTATCATCAATAGAGCAATTAAGAGTCCTTCGTGCTGTATCTGCTCGAGAAGGCAAGTACGTTATGATTAATAATCGGAAATTGATGGACTTATCTTCTAACGACTATCTCGGAATTGCTGGGGATTCTTCTCTAAGGAAACGATTTTTAAGTGAGGTTGATATTGCAAAATATCCGTTCTCTTCTTCTGCTTCTAGGCTAATGTCAGGCAACAATATTGTTCTTGATGAGTTAGAGTTATTGCTCGCCAAGTTGTACACAGGGAAAGAAGCTTTGGTTTTTGGGAGTGGGTTTCAGGCAAATATTGGAGTAATTCCAGCACTTATTGATAAAAAAGCGATAATTTTTGCAGATAAACAGGTCCATGCAAGCATCATTGACGGTATTTTATTAAGTGGAGCAAAATTGTATCGTTATAAACATAATGATATGAATAGTTTGAACGGGTTACTTGCCAAGTACAGAGATAATTTTGAAAATGCTTGGGTTATAACAGAGAGCATTTTTAGCATGGATGGCGACACCGCAGATATAAAAACCTTAGTTGCGTATAAGAATAAATATAAATTTTCTCTTTATGTTGATGAAGCTCATGCTTTTGGCGTGAGAGGTAAAAACGGAGAAGGCGTTTGCGTGGAGTTAGGTTTGGCAGAGCAAGTTGATGTGATGATTGGAACATTTGGTAAAGCATTAGCTTCTGTTGGGGCATTTGTAGCTTGTGACAAGGAGATGAAACAGTATTTAGTTAATAAAGCACGGTCTTTTATTTTTTCTACTGCGTTACCTCCAATTAATATTCTTTGGACTAAGTGGTTGTTAGAAAATTTACAGTTGTTGCTTGTTGAACAAAGAACAAAGCTACAAAAAATGTCCGATGATTTTAGAAGAAAAGTTAAAGCTCTTGGTTATGAAGTAACAGGGGATAGTCATATTGTTTCAATTGTTATCGGGGACAATAAAAGTACGCTGAAATTATCCAAGCAACTTGAAGAAGCAGGGTTTTTAGTGTTTGCAGTTCGTCCGCCCACAGTCCCTATGGGGAGCTCCAGATTAAGGATTTCATTGAATGCCGAGCTAGATGCTTCAGATATAAGTCAGCTAGTCGAGGCTTTAAGCTTGTGTTGGTCTGTGGGAGCAAGATAG
- the rimI gene encoding ribosomal protein S18-alanine N-acetyltransferase has product MIKLQKAQANDLAFLERIHQQTIASVWSREDFLNALDKDDKIVSLIIEQGSPVGYIMVDVLPPEAELINIAIGPENQSRGIGSKAMKILMNNLREKKIESIFLEVRATSKAVDFYKSNGFEVIGVRKKYYPDGENALRMRLCITYSKIA; this is encoded by the coding sequence GTGATCAAGCTACAAAAGGCTCAAGCTAATGACTTAGCCTTTTTAGAAAGAATTCATCAGCAAACAATCGCTTCTGTTTGGAGCAGAGAAGACTTTTTAAATGCCTTAGATAAAGACGACAAAATTGTTAGTTTAATAATAGAGCAAGGTAGTCCAGTTGGGTACATTATGGTAGATGTTTTGCCTCCAGAAGCAGAGCTAATCAATATTGCGATTGGACCAGAAAACCAGAGCCGTGGCATTGGTTCTAAGGCAATGAAAATATTAATGAACAATTTAAGGGAAAAGAAAATAGAAAGTATATTTTTAGAAGTTAGAGCAACCTCAAAAGCTGTAGATTTTTATAAAAGCAATGGGTTTGAGGTTATTGGCGTGCGTAAAAAGTATTATCCAGATGGGGAAAATGCTTTGCGGATGCGTCTTTGTATCACCTATAGTAAAATAGCTTAA
- a CDS encoding DUF452 family protein has translation MQFQWVKQTSADSLIIFYTGWGMQPNSIVLETARNDLLVFYDYTVSEVPDELLKTIKKYKTIFVVAWSLGVVAALLHRGTYQTDQVIAINGSILPIDDAYGISTGVYQGTYDNLDISNLNKFYRRMFTCSEHYAKFHKIQTISEIDKLKQELISIKEFSKEIKIEDNKYFTKVFISKKDKIFPYNNLLLLWDSPIVLDNSHYPFFDYQSWDQLLDA, from the coding sequence ATGCAGTTTCAGTGGGTTAAGCAAACTAGTGCAGACAGTTTAATTATTTTTTATACTGGATGGGGCATGCAACCTAATTCTATTGTGCTTGAAACAGCTCGTAATGATTTGTTGGTATTTTATGATTATACAGTAAGTGAAGTTCCAGATGAATTACTAAAAACTATTAAAAAATATAAGACAATTTTTGTTGTTGCTTGGTCGCTTGGAGTCGTGGCTGCTTTACTGCATAGAGGAACATATCAGACCGATCAAGTAATTGCGATTAATGGTTCTATTCTTCCAATTGATGATGCTTATGGTATTTCGACTGGTGTATATCAGGGTACTTATGATAATTTAGATATTTCAAATTTGAATAAATTTTATAGGCGGATGTTCACTTGTAGCGAGCATTATGCAAAATTCCATAAAATACAGACGATTTCAGAAATAGATAAACTTAAACAAGAGCTAATAAGTATTAAAGAGTTTTCAAAAGAAATTAAAATAGAAGATAACAAATATTTTACTAAGGTTTTTATCAGCAAAAAAGATAAAATATTTCCTTATAATAATTTGTTGTTGTTGTGGGATAGCCCGATTGTTTTGGATAACAGTCATTATCCTTTTTTTGATTATCAAAGTTGGGATCAATTACTAGATGCTTGA